From Strongyloides ratti genome assembly S_ratti_ED321, scaffold srae_scaffold0000001, one genomic window encodes:
- a CDS encoding Transcription factor AP-2 — protein MPIKVNKNVDDKKSKKDKVLINGAAVRNNIQVLEYSRTLQALLAGLAAGIMGLQSFGGVALYFITLFIQSGLWYAKADFKTHQFFLQNHHLVTHSIVGGFFTYILAMSTTINNDSSENLLQKILSLSQSITSSNDSNNTSDIENMVSCMNNKDTYDNKNGSKLSSIIENLNSPKTFLPKEGEEATRKRSLAIQELLANKKARLENAKSQPISITSLCDIFSQDKCGDSNTISSADTESNDGSDISQKELLQNVNNLALTNILQNTNDINPQEFLAKLFSSNEQVKQVSTSSNTTLQTSYTSTPGVSITDDNGVLRYPDVNVSEDVIFAKVPGRLSLLANCKKYEVSVGEIKRRLLGPECFNFSLLGALLRRAKLPQKSDELVSDLAKIGLSIARGRRRHSNLTLMSALCETEALKLAKDLGRTTKIHFPSKTIAEDAYKRFSLLPDPDNKLREERIKKMKNAIEVFQEMSEYMLSDRSPILDHETTPILPPDIQSKFTNYSMLTHGLGVPVLLIGLQSAMDYVTSSLSFFEGLNCTNNIDLTANITTNNINNKKEEGTI, from the exons ATGCCTATTAAGGTCAACAAAAATgttgatgataaaaaatctaaaaaagataaagttCTTATAAATGGTGCTGCtgttagaaataatattcaaGTACTAGAGTATTCCAGAACATTACAAGCGTTGTTGGCAGGTTTGGCTGCTGGAATTATGGGTCTACAGTCATTTGGAGGTGTAGCTCTTTATTTTATCACGTTATTTATTCAG agtGGATTGTGGTATGCTAAAGCGGACTTTAAGACACATCAATTTTTCCTTCAGAATCACCATCTTGTGACACATTCAATTGTTGGAGgattttttacttatattttaGC aatgtctacaacaattaataatgacagttcagaaaatttattacaaaaaatactTTCATTATCACAAAGTATTACATCATCAAATGATTCAAATAATACTAgtgatattgaaaatatgGTTAGTTGCatgaataataaagataCTTATGACAATAAAAATGGTAGTAAACTTAGTTcaataattgaaaatttgaattcacctaaaacatttttaccAAAAGAAGGTGAGGAAGCTACAAGAAAAAGATCTCTTGCAATTCAAGAACTTCTTGCAAATAAGAAAGCACGTTTAGAAAATGCTAAATCACAACCAATTTCTATTACATCATTATGCGATATTTTTTCTCAAGATAAATGTGGTGATTCAAATACAATTTCTAGTGCTGATACTGAGTCAAATGATGGATCAGATATATCACAAAAAGAATTACTTCAAAATGTTAACAATTTAgctttaacaaatatattacaaaatacAAATGATATTAATCCACAAGAATTTTTAGCTAAATTATTTAGTAGTAATGAACAGGTAAAACAAGTATCGACAAGTAGTAATACAACATTACAAACATCATATACATCAACACCGGGAGTTAGTATAACAGATGATAATGGTGTACTAAGATATCCAGATGTAAATGTTTCTGAAGATGTTATATTTGCTAAAGTTCCTGGAAGATTAAGCCTTCTTgctaattgtaaaaaatatgaagTATCTGTTGGTGAAATTAAACGTCGTCTTCTTGGACCagaatgttttaatttttcactTTTAGGTGCTCTTCTTCGTAGAGCAAAACTTCCTCAAAAGTCAGATGAATTAGTATCTGACCTTGCCAAAATTGGTCTTTCTATTGCTAGAGGTCGTCGTAGACATAGTAATCTTACCTTAATGTCTGCATTATGTGAAACAGAGGCTTTAAAATTGGCAAAAGATTTAGGAAGAACAACTAAGATACATTTTCCATCTAAAACAATTGCAGAAGATGcttataaaagattttctCTTCTTCCTGACCCCGATAATAAACTTAGAGAagaaagaattaaaaaaatgaaaaatgcAATAGAAGTGTTTCAGGAGATGTCAGAGTATATGTTATCTGATCGTAGTCCAATTTTAGATCATGAAACAACACCTATTTTACCTCCAGATATTCAAAGtaaatttacaaattattCCATGTTAACACATGGATTAGGGGTACCAGTTCTTCTAATTGGTCTTCAATCAGCTATGGATTATGTCACTTCctcattatcattttttgaaGGTTTAAATTGTACAAATAACATAGATTTGACAGCTAACATTACTaccaataatattaataataaaaaagaagaaggtactatttag